In Saccharomyces cerevisiae S288C chromosome VIII, complete sequence, a genomic segment contains:
- the MUP3 gene encoding Mup3p (Low affinity methionine permease; similar to Mup1p), which yields MEPLLFNSGKANPSQDVFIDVEVGDITTKYGSTNTGSFSSMDTVEAQAIKAETARFMEVPQGRHLGVFSTVVLFVSRIMGSGIFAVPSVILLNTGGNKLIYFAIWVFSAAIAFAGLYLFLEFGSWIPKSGGRKNFLERSFERPRLLISVVFSCYSVLTGYALTGSIVFGKYVLSAFGVTDDSWSKYVSISFIIFAVLIHGVSVRHGVFIQNALGGLKLIMIVLMCFAGLYTLFFYKSTGQVAWDLPVTQVEKDSLLSVSSIATAFISSFFCFSGWDTVHTVTSEIKNPVKTLKVSGPLSLIICFVCYTMMNVAYLKVLTYEEIVSAGPLVGSVLFTKLFGPRVGGKFIAFSIAISAASNILVVIYSISRVNQEIFKEGYLPFSIHMSKNWPFDAPLPSISLCGFITIAWILILPKEGESFNYLVSMDGYGNQFFLLLVAIGLFIWRFKHKNEVPEIRASTFGVLAIITLSLYMLMAPFFADPSLNRVGFLPPYQIMSLLVIVACFFFWLVKFVLLPKFFHYKLLPKITYLHDGLIVTEWVKKPCLC from the coding sequence ATGGAACCGCTGCTTTTTAATAGTGGGAAAGCAAATCCCTCTCAAGATGTTTTCATAGATGTGGAAGTTGGTGATATTACCACAAAATATGGTTCCACAAATACTGGATCATTCAGTTCGATGGATACTGTGGAAGCGCAGGCGATAAAGGCAGAGACGGCAAGATTCATGGAAGTTCCACAGGGAAGACATTTAGGTGTGTTCTCCACGGTTGTGTTATTTGTTTCGAGGATAATGGGGTCAGGTATATTTGCAGTACCCAGTGTGATTTTACTGAATACAGGTGGTAATAAGCTGATATATTTTGCGATCTGGGTTTTTAGCGCTGCGATCGCTTTTGCAGGATTGTATCTTTTTCTAGAATTTGGTTCCTGGATACCGAAATCAGGTGGACGTAAAAACTTCCTCGAACGGAGTTTTGAAAGACCCAGACTATTAATTAGTGTGGTGTTTTCGTGTTACAGTGTTTTAACTGGCTATGCATTGACGGGATCTATCGTCTTCGGTAAATACGTGTTGAGCGCATTTGGAGTCACGGATGATTCGTGGTCCAAGTACGTCAGCATAtcatttataatatttgCCGTTCTCATTCACGGTGTCTCTGTAAGGCACGGAGTGTTTATACAGAACGCACTTGGTGGTTTGAAGTTGATCATGATTGTCTTGATGTGCTTTGCCGGGCTATACAcgcttttcttttataaaAGCACCGGTCAAGTTGCCTGGGACCTCCCAGTAACCCAAGTTGAGAAAGATTCTCTCCTGTCGGTGTCCTCTATTGCTACTGCCTTTATCAGCTcattcttttgtttttctgGATGGGATACAGTTCACACAGTTACATCAGAAATTAAGAATCCCGTTAAGACGTTGAAGGTGTCAGGTCCCTTATCGTTGATAATTTGTTTTGTCTGCTACACAATGATGAATGTGGCATACTTGAAAGTTTTGACATATGAGGAAATTGTTAGTGCAGGCCCCCTGGTTGGTTCCGTGTTGTTTACCAAACTTTTCGGACCCAGAGTTGGTGGCAAATTCATTGCTTTTTCTATCGCCATTTCTGCAGCATCTAATATTCTGGTTGTCATTTACAGTATATCAAGAGTTAACCAGGAAATATTCAAAGAAGGTTATTTACCATTCAGTATTCATATGTCCAAAAATTGGCCATTTGATGCACCTCTACcatctatttctttatGTGGCTTTATAACCATTGCTTGGATATTGATTTTACCCAAAGAGGGCGAATCCTTCAATTATCTGGTATCGATGGATGGTTATGGTAATCagtttttcttattattgGTCGCTATTGGGCTCTTTATTTGGAGGTTCAAACACAAGAACGAAGTCCCAGAGATTCGTGCATCTACTTTTGGAGTATTAGCCattattacattatcatTATACATGTTGATGGCACCATTCTTTGCCGACCCTAGCCTAAACAGAGTTGGGTTCCTGCCGCCCTACCAAATCATGTCATTACTGGTAATAGTTGCatgcttctttttctggttAGTTAAATTCGTTTTACTACCTAAATTCTTCCATTATAAACTTTTACCCAAAATCACTTATTTGCATGATGGGCTCATTGTCACAGAATGGGTGAAAAAGCCATGTCTGTGTtag
- the VMR1 gene encoding putative ATP-binding cassette multidrug transporter VMR1 (Vacuolar membrane protein; involved in multiple drug resistance and metal sensitivity; ATP-binding cassette (ABC) family member involved in drug transport; potential Cdc28p substrate; induced under respiratory conditions; VMR1 has a paralog, YBT1, that arose from the whole genome duplication) has protein sequence MGTDPLIIRNNGSFWEVDDFTRLGRTQLLSYYLPLAIIASIGIFALCRSGLSRYVRSAECDLVNEYLFGAQEERKEDNSIERLLRNSNTQANYVNVKKQGRILKLRHFDITTIDVKQIDAKNHGGLTFSRPSTSDHLRKSSEIVLMSLQIIGLSFLRVTKINIELTNRDVTTLLLFWLILLSLSILRVYKRSTNLWAICFTAHTTIWISTWIPIRSVYIGNIDDVPSQIFYIFEFVITSTLQPIKLTSPIKDNSSIIYVRDDHTSPSREHISSILSCITWSWITNFIWEAQKNTIKLKDIWGLSMEDYSIFILKGFTRRNKHINNLTLALFESFKTYLLIGMLWVLVNSIVNLLPTILMKRFLEIVDNPNRSSSCMNLAWLYIIGMFICRLTLAICNSQGQFVSDKICLRIRAILIGEIYAKGLRRRLFTSPKTSSDSDSISANLGTIINLISIDSFKVSELANYLYVTVQAVIMIIVVVGLLFNFLGVSAFAGISIILVMFPLNFLLANLLGKFQKQTLKCTDQRISKLNECLQNIRIVKYFAWERNIINEIKSIRQKELRSLLKKSLVWSVTSFLWFVTPTLVTGVTFAICTFVQHEDLNAPLAFTTLSLFTLLKTPLDQLSNMLSFINQSKVSLKRISDFLRMDDTEKYNQLTISPDKNKIEFKNATLTWNENDSDMNAFKLCGLNIKFQIGKLNLILGSTGSGKSALLLGLLGELNLISGSIIVPSLEPKHDLIPDCEGLTNSFAYCSQSAWLLNDTVKNNIIFDNFYNEDRYNKVIDACGLKRDLEILPAGDLTEIGEKGITLSGGQKQRISLARAVYSSAKHVLLDDCLSAVDSHTAVWIYENCITGPLMKNRTCILVTHNVSLTLRNAHFAIVLENGKVKNQGTITELQSKGLFKEKYVQLSSRDSINEKNANRLKAPRKNDSQKIEPVTENINFDANFVNDGQLIEEEEKSNGAISPDVYKWYLKFFGGFKALTALFALYITAQILFISQSWWIRHWVNDTNVRINAPGFAMDTLPLKGMTDSSKNKHNAFYYLTVYFLIGIIQAMLGGFKTMMTFLSGMRASRKIFNNLLDLVLHAQIRFFDVTPVGRIMNRFSKDIEGVDQELIPYLEVTIFCLIQCASIIFLITVITPRFLTVAVIVFVLYFFVGKWYLTASRELKRLDSITKSPIFQHFSETLVGVCTIRAFGDERRFILENMNKIDQNNRAFFYLSVTVKWFSFRVDMIGAFIVLASGSFILLNIANIDSGLAGISLTYAILFTDGALWLVRLYSTFEMNMNSVERLKEYSSIEQENYLGHDEGRILLLNEPSWPKDGEIEIENLSLRYAPNLPPVIRNVSFKVDPQSKIGIVGRTGAGKSTIITALFRLLEPITGCIKIDGQDISKIDLVTLRRSITIIPQDPILFAGTIKSNVDPYDEYDEKKIFKALSQVNLISSHEFEEVLNSEERFNSTHNKFLNLHTEIAEGGLNLSQGERQLLFIARSLLREPKIILLDEATSSIDYDSDHLIQGIIRSEFNKSTILTIAHRLRSVIDYDRIIVMDAGEVKEYDRPSELLKDERGIFYSMCRDSGGLELLKQIAKQSSKMMK, from the coding sequence ATGGGAACGGATCCCCTTATTATCCGAAATAATGGTTCATTTTGGGAAGTTGATGATTTTACTCGTTTAGGAAGAACTCAGCTATTGAGCTACTATTTACCATTGGCTATCATAGCCTCAATTGGCATTTTCGCACTTTGTCGCAGTGGATTATCTCGTTATGTAAGATCTGCCGAGTGCGATTTAGTGAACGAATATCTATTTGGCGCACAAgaagagagaaaagaagataatagTATAGAAAGACTTCTACGGAACTCAAATACCCAAGCCAATTACGTCAACGTCAAAAAGCAAGGAAGGATTTTGAAACTTAGACATTTTGATATAACAACTATAGATGTCAAGCAAATCGATGCTAAAAATCATGGTGGACTAACGTTTAGTAGACCGTCTACTAGTGACCACTTAAGAAAATCATCTGAAATTGTATTAATGTCTTTACAAATAATTGgcctttcctttttaagagtaacaaaaatcaatattGAATTAACGAACAGAGATGTTACAACTTTACTATTATTTTGGTTAATACTACTTTCCCTAAGTATCTTAAGAGTTTACAAGCGTTCAACGAATCTTTGGGCCATCTGTTTTACTGCCCATACAACTATTTGGATTTCAACCTGGATTCCAATTCGTTCGGTCTATATTGGTAATATCGATGATGTACCCTCACAGATATTTTACATCTTTGAATTCGTAATTACTTCAACCTTACAGCCAATAAAGCTCACTTCACCGATTAAAGACAACTCATCCATCATCTACGTTAGAGACGACCATACGTCTCCTTCGAGGGAACACATATCCTCAATTTTAAGTTGCATTACTTGGAGCTGGATTACCAATTTTATATGGGAGGCCCAAAAGAACACTATTAAGTTAAAGGATATTTGGGGCTTATCAATGGAAGACTATAGCATTTTCATTCTAAAAGGGTTTACCAGGAGAAACAAGCACATTAATAATTTGACGCTAGCACTGTTTGaatctttcaaaacatATTTACTCATAGGAATGTTATGGGTTCTGGTGAACAGTATTGTAAACCTTCTTCCCAcaattttaatgaaaagatttttaGAAATTGTGGATAACCCAAACCGTTCCTCATCATGCATGAATTTGGCGTGGCTTTATATTATTGGTATGTTCATTTGTAGATTGACATTAGCAATTTGTAATTCCCAAGGTCAATTTGTTTCTGATAAGATTTGTTTAAGAATAAGAGCCATACTCATAGGAGAAATTTATGCAAAAGGCTTACGTAGGAGGCTGTTTACATCTCCAAAAACCAGCTCTGATTCAGATAGTATCTCCGCAAACCTTGGTACCATAATTAATCTCATTTCTATTGACTCATTTAAGGTATCGGAACTAGCAAACTACCTTTATGTGACAGTTCAGGCAGTAATTATGATAATAGTTGTTGTAGGACTacttttcaactttttagGTGTTTCAGCTTTTGCAGGAATTTCAATTATCTTAGTGATGTTCCCATTGAATTTCTTGTTAGCGAATTTGTTAGGTAAGTTTCAAAAGCAAACACTGAAATGTACTGACCAAAGAATCTCAAAATTGAACGAGTGCTTACAGAACATAAGAATTGTCAAATATTTTGCTTGGGAAAGGAATATTataaatgaaatcaaaTCAATAAGGCAAAAGGAATTAAGATccttattaaaaaaatctttggTGTGGTCCGtaacttcttttctttggttcGTGACACCGACCTTGGTGACAGGTGTCACTTTCGCCATCTGTACATTTGTTCAACATGAAGATTTGAATGCCCCGCTTGCTTTCACTACTTTGTCACTCTTCACTTTGTTAAAGACACCCCTGGATCAATTATCAAATATGCTAAGTTTCATAAATCAATCAAAAGTCTCTCTAAAAAGAATAAGCGATTTTTTAAGGATGGACGATacagaaaaatataatcaACTAACCATATCTCCagacaaaaataaaattgaatttaaaaatgCGACTTTAACCTGGAATGAAAATGACAGCGATATGAATGCATTCAAATTATGTGGTTTGAATattaaatttcaaattggtaagttaaatttgattttgggTTCTACAGGATCTGGTAAAAGTGCATTGCTGCTGGGTTTACTGGGTGAACTAAATCTAATTAGTGGCTCTATCATTGTTCCGAGCTTAGAACCAAAGCATGATTTAATTCCCGACTGCGAAGGTTTAACCAATTCCTTCGCATATTGTTCACAAAGTGCGTGGCTATTAAATGACACGgtaaaaaacaatattatctttgatAACTTCTATAACGAGGATAGGTACAACAAAGTAATTGATGCATGTGGGCTGAAAAGAGACCTGGAGATTTTACCAGCAGGTGACCTAACAGAAATTGGTGAAAAGGGTATAACTTTATCAGGAGGGCAGAAACAGAGAATTTCCTTGGCGAGAGCTGTTTATTCGAGTGCTAAGCATGTCTTACTAGATGATTGTTTGAGCGCTGTCGATTCACATACTGCTGTATGGATCTATGAAAATTGCATCACAGGTCCACTAATGAAAAATAGAACCTGCATTTTAGTTACGCACAATGTTTCATTAACACTTAGAAATGCCCATTTCGCGATTGTGTTGGAAAATGGCAAAGTGAAGAATCAAGGAACTATTACAGAATTACAAAGCAAAGGGCTTtttaaggaaaaatatgTTCAACTTTCTTCTCGAGATAGcattaatgaaaagaacGCTAATAGATTAAAAGCTCCCAGAAAAAATGACTCTCAGAAAATCGAACCTGTCACCGAGAACATAAATTTTGATGCAAATTTTGTCAATGATGGCCAGCTAatagaagaggaagaaaaatcaaacGGTGCCATAAGCCCCGATGTTTATAAATGGTAcctgaaattttttggagGCTTCAAAGCTTTAACAGCCCTGTTCGCTCTTTATATCACAGCTCAAATTTTGTTCATCAGTCAGTCTTGGTGGATACGACATTGGGTCAACGATACCAATGTACGAATAAATGCTCCAGGTTTTGCGATGGACACGCTGCCATTAAAAGGGATGACCGACTCTTCGAAAAATAAACATAATGCATTTTATTACTTAACCgtatattttcttattgGTATCATTCAGGCAATGCTAGGTGGTTTTAAAACAATGATGACGTTTTTATCCGGTATGCGAGCCTCCAGAAAGATCTTTAATAATCTGCTAGATCTAGTTCTACATGCCCAAATACGATTTTTCGACGTGACGCCGGTTGGTAGAATCATGAATCGCTTTTCAAAGGACATCGAAGGTGTTGATCAAGAATTGATTCCATACTTAGAAGTAACTATATTTTGCCTAATTCAATGCGCATCAATTATATTTCTCATTACCGTAATAACTCCTCGCTTTTTGACAGTCGCCGTTatcgtttttgttttatatttctttgtGGGGAAATGGTACTTAACGGCAAGTAGAGAATTGAAAAGGTTAGATTCAATAACCAAATCAcccatttttcaacatttctCAGAGACCTTGGTAGGCGTTTGCACAATTCGTGCATTTGGCGACGAGAGGAGATTCATTTTAGAAAATATGAACAAAATTGACCAAAATAACAGAGcattcttttatttatcAGTTACTGTCAaatggttttcttttagagTCGACATGATTGGCGCATTCATTGTTTTAGCATCAGGTTCTTTTATTCTGCTCAATATTGCAAATATTGACTCGGGTCTTGCCGGCATTTCTTTGACATATGCCATTTTGTTTACAGATGGTGCTTTATGGTTAGTTAGACTGTACTCAACATTTGAAATGAACATGAACTCTGTTGAAAGActaaaagaatattctAGCATTGAACAAGAGAACTATCTTGGCCATGATGAAGGCCGCATTCTACTTCTAAACGAACCATCGTGGCCAAAAGATggagaaattgaaattgaaaacttaTCTTTACGTTACGCGCCAAATTTGCCTCCTGTCATAAGAAATGTTAGTTTCAAAGTGGATCCTCAAAGTAAGATTGGGATTGTCGGAAGAACTGGCGCAGGCAAATCTACCATAATAACGGCATTATTCAGATTACTAGAACCAATAACCGGATGTATCAAAATAGATGGGCAGGATATAAGTAAAATTGATCTCGTTACATTACGTCGTTCCATTACTATCATCCCTCAGGACCCTATTCTATTTGCAGGTACAATCAAAAGTAATGTTGATCCATATGATGaatatgatgaaaaaaaaatattcaaagcACTTTCACAAGTAAATCTAATTTCTTCACatgaatttgaagaagtgCTTAACTCGGAGGAACGCTTTAACAGCACTcataataaatttttaaatcTTCACACAGAAATAGCTGAGGGCGGCTTAAATCTGTCCCAAGGTGAAAGGCAATTGCTTTTTATTGCACGATCATTGTTACGCGAGCCAAAGATAATACTTTTGGACGAGGCTACTTCCTCTATTGATTACGATTCTGACCATTTAATTCAGGGTATTATAAGAAGTGAGTTTAATAAAAGCACAATTCTTACTATTGCACATCGTTTGAGATCTGTTATCGATTACGACAGGATAATTGTGATGGATGCCGGTGAGgtaaaagaatatgatcGCCCTAGTGAACTGTTGAAAGATGAACGCGGTATATTTTATAGTATGTGTCGTGACAGTGGGGGCCTAGAGCTTTTGAAGCAAATAGCCAAGCAATCAAgtaagatgatgaaataa
- the SBP1 gene encoding Sbp1p (mRNA-binding translational repressor and P-body disassembly factor; binds to the 5'UTR of mRNAs and inhibits cap-dependent and independent translational initiation; involved in mRNA binding under glucose starvation stress; associates with snR10 and snR11; HMT1-dependent arginine monomethylation modulates translational repression, mRNA decay and stress granule localization during glucose starvation; contains an intrinsically disordered RGG motif; localizes to P bodies and stress granules) has translation MSAEIEEATNAVNNLSINDSEQQPRAPTHKTVIDPEDTIFIGNVAHECTEDDLKQLFVEEFGDEVSVEIPIKEHTDGHIPASKHALVKFPTKIDFDNIKENYDTKVVKDREIHIKRARTPGQMQRGGFRGRGGFRGRGGFRGGFRGGYRGGFRGRGNFRGRGGARGGFNGQKREKIPLDQMERSKDTLYINNVPFKATKEEVAEFFGTDADSISLPMRKMRDQHTGRIFTSDSANRGMAFVTFSGENVDIEAKAEEFKGKVFGDRELTVDVAVIRPENDEEEIEQETGSEEKQE, from the coding sequence atgtctgctgaaattgaagaagctACTAATGCCGTAAACAACTTGAGCATCAACGACTCCGAACAGCAACCAAGGGCTCCTACTCATAAGACAGTAATTGACCCCGAGGACACAATCTTTATTGGTAATGTTGCTCACGAATGTACCGAAGACGACTTGAAGCAATTGTTTGTGGAGGAATTCGGGGATGAAGTCAGCGTAGAGATCCCAATTAAGGAACACACCGACGGTCACATTCCAGCTAGTAAACACGCTCTAGTCAAGTTCCCAACCAAgattgattttgataataTCAAGGAGAATTATGACACGAAAGTCGTTAAGGACAGAGAAATTCATATTAAGAGAGCTAGAACTCCAGGCCAAATGCAAAGAGGAGGTTTCAGAGGCAGAGGCGGTTTCAGAGGCAGAGGAGGTTTTAGAGGAGGTTTCAGAGGCGGCTACAGAGGAGGTTTCAGAGGCAGAGGGAACTTCAGAGGTAGAGGCGGCGCCAGAGGTGGTTTCAATGGacaaaaaagggaaaagatTCCATTAGACCAAATGGAAAGATCAAAGGATACcttatatattaataaCGTCCCATTCAAAGCTACCAAAGAGGAGGTCGCTGAATTTTTCGGTACTGACGCCGACTCCATCTCTTTGCCAATGAGAAAAATGAGAGACCAACACACTGGTAGGATCTTCACATCCGATTCTGCTAATAGAGGTATGGCATTTGTCACTTTCAGTGGTGAAAACGTTGATATTGAAGCTAAAGCTGAAGAATTTAAAGGCAAGGTTTTCGGTGACAGGGAGTTAACTGTAGATGTTGCTGTTATTAGACcagaaaatgatgaagaagaaattgagcAAGAAACTGGTTCTGAAGAAAAGCAAGAATAA
- the RPL8A gene encoding 60S ribosomal protein eL8 RPL8A (Ribosomal 60S subunit protein L8A; required for processing of 27SA3 pre-rRNA to 27SB during assembly of large subunit; binds Domain I of 25S, 5.8 S rRNAs; mutation results in decreased amounts of free 60S subunits; RPL8A has paralog RPL8B from whole genome duplication; RPL8A or RPL8B ribosomes not functionally interchangeable; proportions of Rpl8ap, Rpl8bp in 80S ribosome differ in glucose and glycerol; homologous to mammalian ribosomal protein L7A, no bacterial homolog) yields the protein MAPGKKVAPAPFGAKSTKSNKTRNPLTHSTPKNFGIGQAVQPKRNLSRYVKWPEYVRVQRQKKILSIRLKVPPTIAQFQYTLDRNTAAETFKLFNKYRPETAAEKKERLTKEAAAVAEGKSKQDASPKPYAVKYGLNHVVALIENKKAKLVLIANDVDPIELVVFLPALCKKMGVPYAIVKGKARLGTLVNQKTSAVAALTEVRAEDEAALAKLVSTIDANFADKYDEVKKHWGGGILGNKAQAKMDKRAKNSDSA from the coding sequence ATGGCCCCAGGTAAGAAAGTCGCTCCAGCTCCATTCGGTGCTAAGTCAACTAAGTCTAACAAGACTAGAAACCCATTGACTCACTCTACTCCAAAGAACTTCGGTATTGGTCAAGCTGTCCAACCAAAGAGAAACTTGTCCAGATACGTCAAATGGCCAGAATACGTCAGAGTGCAAAGACAAAAGAAGATCTTGTCCATCAGATTGAAGGTTCCTCCAACCATTGCTCAATTCCAATACACTTTGGACAGAAACACCGCTGCCGAAACCTTCAAGTTGTTCAACAAGTACAGACCAGAAACTGCtgctgaaaagaaggaaagaTTGACCAAAGAAGCTGCCGCTGTTGCTGAAGGTAAGTCCAAGCAAGATGCTTCTCCAAAGCCATACGCTGTCAAGTACGGTTTGAACCACGTTGTTGCCTTGATCGAAAACAAGAAGGCTAAGTTGGTTTTGATTGCTAACGATGTCGACCCAATTGAATTGGTTGTCTTTTTGCCAGCTTTGTGTAAGAAGATGGGTGTTCCATACGCCATTGTCAAGGGTAAGGCTAGATTGGGTACCTTGGTTAACCAAAAGACCTCTGCCGTTGCCGCTTTGACTGAAGTCAGAGCCGAAGACGAAGCTGCTTTGGCTAAGTTGGTTTCTACCATTGACGCTAACTTCGCTGACAAATACGATGAAGTCAAGAAGCACTGGGGTGGTGGTATCCTTGGTAACAAGGCTCAAGCCAAGATGGACAAGAGAGCTAAGAACTCCGACTCCGCttaa